CCTTCAGTGTAGAAGGCTCGTTAGTGAGAATAGCCGGCCCGGCTGAATTTCTTGCATACTTCGCCCTGATGCTGCTTATAACAGCCGGGATGGGTGTTTATACATACCTTTTCCGCCCGAGAATTATCCGCAAAAGGGCAAGGCTTCTCGCCCTCACAGGACTTCTTCTTCTGCTGCTTTTTATAGCAAAAACAGGATCGGGCTCTGAGGAATGGGTTTACCTTACAACAGGTACTGGGGTGGTTTCAGCTATGATCCTCACTATCACCTACTCCCAGCGTTATTCGCTCACGATCTCCCTGTTGTATGCCCTTATGGCTTCGTTTGTACTGCCCGGGCAGGAGGCGGTGGAGCTGTTTCTAACGATGGTTGCGGGGATATTTGCCTGCTGCTTTACGATGAAGGAAATACGCAACCGCTGGAAGCTAATACAGGTGAGTATGTTCGCTGCTATATGCGTGATGGCGGTATCGGTTTCGATGGGTGTTATCAATCGGCTTGAGGGGCTTGAGGTAGTCCAGAGGGCTGGAACGGCTGCCTTATCCACGTTCTTTGTAGGCGTGATAATTCAGGGGATTCTGCCGGTGATAGAGAAGGTTTTCGGAGTTGTAACGAGCATGACCCTGCTGGACTACTCCGATGCAAACCAGCCCCTTCTCAAGAAGCTCGCTATGGAGGCCCCGGGAACATACAGCCACAGCCTTCTGCTCGGCTCGCTCGCTGAAAACGCTGCCGAGGCGATCGGGGCAAACGGCCTGCTATGCAGGGTCGGGGCATATTACCACGATATCGGAAAAACCAATAAACCCAAGTATTTTGTGGAAAATCAGATGGGGCAGGCAAATAAGCACGATACAATTACCCCTGCTATGAGCCAGCTTGTGATTGTGGGGCACGTGAAAGACGGGATTGAGATTGCCAAGGAATACAACCTCCCGCCTGCGATAAGGCAGTTTATAGAAACCCATCACGGCACAACAATCATCAAATATTTCTACGAAGAAGCCAAAAAACAGAGGGGCGAGGAGAACGTTTCGGAAGATGATTTCAGGTATCCAGGGCCGAAACCCAGCACAAGAGAGGCGGCTATCCTGATGCTCTGTGACGGAACAGAAGGGGCTACGCGAGCCCTCTCCGAACCAACGCCTTCAAAAATATCGGCGGTGGTGCATAATATTCTGATGTCCCGCCTGAGGGATGGGCAGTTTAACGACTGCGAGATAACTATAAAAGAGCTGAGCAAGATTGAGAAGGCCTTGGTTAAAAGCCTAACAGCTCATTATCACGGCAGAGTTAAGTATCCCGAAGATAAAGACGAGGAAAAGAAAGCTGAAAACGGGAATGGTGGAAACGGAAATAAACATTCAACTTCCGAATCTCAGCCTCAGCGAGAGGCGATTCAGAAACCTGATTGAGTTTACCTGCGAAAGATTCGAGCTTGAAAATGCCTTGATAAGCATTGCGGTAGTGGGCGATGAGGCTGCAAGCGAGGTGCACAGGCTCTTTATGGCTGACGATAAAACCACAGACGTTATAAGCTTTGACCTAACTGAGCCGGATAGCGGGGAGCTGAATTTCGAGATTATCGTGAATTACGAAATGGCGGAAAGAACCGCTCAAGACAGCCCGCATTCATCAGAAGATGAGCTGCTGCTCTACACACTGCACGGCCTGCTGCACAATCTCGGCTTCGACGATACCACCGAAGAGGCTTTTTATAAAATGCACAAGGAGGAAGATGATATCCTCGAGGAATTCGGTGTAGGCCGCATATTCGGCAATAGGGAATTCGAGCCCAAGGGTTAGTTTTAGCCGCTGTGGCTCAGAATGATGCTGATGAACCGGTCTTCAATAATCTCAAGCTGCCAGTCATTAAGCTGGAGTACTTTTCTAAGCTCGGAAACTGTCTGGGGTTTCCTGCGGGACACTTCCTCAATGCCGGCTTTATTCACAAGTATTGAAGGGTCTATTCTTCTCTCTTCCGCAGCCTGCGCAACAAAGCCCCGAAGCTCTTTCATAAGAGCCTTGTCGTAGGCAGCAGGCTTATCCTTTTTTACATACTTATCAGGCCAGTTTTCTTGGGGGAGTCTTTTTGCGTAATCGATTCTTTTTTTCAGCAGACCGTAAAACTCGCCCTTGCATGCTCTGGGAAGAAATTTACTTTTTGAAAGGCTGTATTTGCCATCCCCTGAGAGCTTTTTTGAGAGCTCAATCATCGATGAGCTTCTCATCACCTTAAACGGGGGCAGGTCTATCTTTGCGGCAATTTCCTCTCGCCAGCTCCATATTACCTTCAGGTATCTCAGTTCAGTCGGCTCTAGAACGGAATAGCCTTTCACCCTCCATTTTTCAGGGGAGTTCTTTTCCTTGTATTTCGGCGTGTTCTTTGCCCTGTCTTTCATAGACTGGCTCACCCATTCACTTCTGCCCATATCCTCAAGCAGCTCTGTGAGCTTGTCGGCAAGCGGTTTGAGGAAGGCAGTGTCTGCTGCTGCATAAGAGAGCTGCTTCTCGCTGAGCGGCCTTTTTGTCCAGTCCGAAAGCTGCTGATCTTTTGGATGCTCCACCCCGAGAAACTCTTGGAGCAGATTAGAAAGGCTCGTTTTCTCAATACCTGCAAGTGAGGCGGCCTGCTGTGTATCAAAGATTTTGTGTTTCGGTTTGAAACCGAAATCTTTATCAAGCATTCTCAGGTCGTAGTCGCCGCCGTGAAGGATTAAAAGCTTTTTTTCGAGCGTTTTAATAAAGCGGGAGAAATCAATATCCTTCAGGGTGTCAACGATGAAACTGCCATTTTCAATGCTTATCTGCATAAGGCAAACTCGCTCGTAGTATGCGTGCATTGAATTTCCTTCGATATCCACCGCTGCGAAGCTGGAGGCGGCAATATCTTTTTCGAGCCTGTCAATAAGGCTTTGGGTGTCTATGTATTTATAAGAAATCATATTCATAAAAAGGATATTACCAGCAATTGCTAAACAAGTCAATCCTGCCTGTTAACTCCCGTAAATTTTCTCAGCCGAAGATGAGGATTTTTATGCCCAGAGCTATAAGTATAATCCCTCCGGCAAATTCGGTTTTATTCTCGAAAAGATGTCCCGCTCTGCAGCCTAATTCAGTGCCGATAATGCTCAATAAAAATGTTATTACGCCTATAATCGTAACGGCAAACCACACGCTCGCATCAAACAGGGTTATTGTAAAGCCGGCGGCCAGAGCATCAATGCTGGTGGCAAAAGCAAGAACTATAATTGCCGCTACGTCTGCTCTGACTTTTCCCGCTCTTCCGGTATGAAGCAGTTTGCCAGCTTCGTATATCATTTTTATCCCCAGAAATGACAGGATCGCAAATGCAAGCAGATTTGCTGCATTCTGAAGGTATTTAGAAAAAAAACCTCCTGCAAAAAAACCGGCAAGAGGCATTAGAGCCTGAAAAAGCCCGAACATCATGGCCATAAACATTGATCGGGAAAATTTCAGTTCTTTGTATGTTGCCCCGATTGCCAGCGATACGGAAAATGCATCCATCGCAAGGCCTAAAGCAAGGGCTGTTATTTCTATATAAGGCATAGCTGAAATTGTAAACCGGCTGAGGAGAATAATCAAGTAATTGAAAAATGAGCAAAAAACTGCCAATTGAACAAAAGCCAGAAAAAATGCAAAGTGGGGCGATAGAAATCCTTCAGGAAAAGTGCGTTTTAACACAATAAACAAGCCCTCAACGAAAAATATATGAACTTGCGGGATGGCCGGGTGATAAGTTTTAAGTAATAAGTGATAAGTTTTAAGTAATAAGTGATATGTTTCAAGTTTTGGGGATTGGGGGATTTGTTTTTAATTGACACCTCGATTAGACAAATTATAATCCTTTGAAAGTAATTATTCGTTTTTAAAGTTCGGCGAACACCTTTTTGGAGACAATAGATGTCTATTAAAATCTGTAAGATATGTTTGCTGGCGGCAATGCTTTCGTTTACATCGCTGCTCAGCGCTGCTACTACTAAAGAAAACTGGAACGACTTCCTGCACTACACAGCAATTGGCCGGTATGAGCTTGCAAAGAGCAAGGCCGAGGCGATTATAGAAAGCGAGCCGGATCCGGTAGAGATGCTTGAGCTCACTCAGGAAAATCCCCGCGGATATTCGATCCTGCTCAGGGTTTACAACAGCAACGAACAGCTCAAAGACGCCGCCTCATCGATTATCGATATTATTGAAGAAGGGCGTTACATCAAAAGGACTGACCCGGAAATCATCAGGCAGGAGATTAAACGCCTCAGCACAACTATAAGAGGCCGAATCAAGGCCGAGAAGCGGCTTCGAAATTCAGGCGAGTTTGCCGTGCCTTATATGCTTGATGCGATTGGCGATGAGTCCCGCAAGGACGAGATGCCTTATATCACAGCAGCCCTTGGGAAGATGGGCAGGGATGCAGTGAGGCCGCTCTGCGCAGCATTGCAGATGAAGGATGTGGCGGTTAAGTCTGAGGCGGTTCGTGCTCTAGGGAGCATCGGTTATTCAGAGGCGCTTCCGTATCTCAAGCACGTTTATGAAACTGCTGAAACGGAAGAGCTCAAAAAGCTTGCAGCTAAAAACCTGCAGAAGATCAAGGGCTCTTCCCTTCAGGTTTCTGCATCTGATCTGTTCTTCGCCCTTGGTGAAGACTACTACTACCATAAGGATTCGCTCAAGCCGAACGCAGAATTTGATTTTGCAAATGTTTGGTTTTGGGATAAAACTCAGAAAAGACTCTCCCGCGAAAAGGTTGAACGCGGATATTTCTTTGAGCTGATGTGTATGCGCAGCTGTGAGTGGTCTCTCAAGGCAGATCCCGAAACAGGCGAGGCAATTGCCCTCTGGCTCGACGGCTTCTTCAAGGCTCAGCAGACCGAAATTGCGATGCCTGAGTATTTCGGTGATGGTCATGCAGACGCTATGACCTATGCTGTAACAGCAGGCCCTGAATACCTCCATCAAGCCCTTTCACGTGCGATAAAGGATAAGAACAACTATATCACCCTCAATCTCGTAGAGGCGCTTGCAGCAAGTTCCGGCGAGGCTTCCCTGCTTGAAAGCTTTGGAACGAGCCAGCCGCTTGTGGATGCACTTGAATACGATAACACCGCCGTGCAGCTCAGCGCAGCTATCGCTCTGGGCGGGGCGAATCCAACGAGGGATTTCGTTGGCAGCTCACTTATAATCGAGCGTCTCAGCACTGCGATTATGCAGGAAAGTGCCGAAGAGCTCGGCGAGGATAAGGCCGCAGAATATGCTGACAGGGCATTTGATGTGCTCGATCAGCTCTGCTCTGCGAGGAATAAGATTGTGGATGTGTCTAAGGCTCAGAAGCCTCTGATCAGGGTTATCCGCTCAGACAGCGATAAATACCGCATTGAAGCGGCTCAGGTGCTCGCATATCTCAAAACAGCAGAGGCTCAGAAGTCCATTGCGAATGTTGCCTTGAGCGAGGATTTTGATAAATCCGTACGTATGAGCGTGTTCGATTCGCTCATCAATTCGGCCAAGCTCAACGGCAGCAAGCTAACAGATGAACAGATAGACAAACTCTATTCAATGACAGCTTCGAGGGCGGTAGATCCTGAGCTGAGAGAATCATCAGCCAGTGCTTACGGTTCGCTGAACCTCCCGAGCGAGAAGGTGAAAACTCTGATACTCGATCAGGCCAGAAGCTGAACTAAGCCAGAATTACAGGAAATTGAAGCAGTGCATCTGCCGGCTGGAAAAGGCTTTGGCGATGCACTGTTTTTTTATGGATGATTTATGAAAGATGAAAAGGATAAAAACAGCGAAAGCCATGGCGATTACTACCGCTGGGTAACCGTGGGCATAGAGTATGCGGTTTTAATGATGCTCGGTGCATTTCTCGGCTCGCTTCTGGATAAGATCCAAAACACAGAGCCCGGCTTTATCATTATCGGGGCTCTCTCGGGCTTTGCCCTTCAGCTTTATATAGTGCTTAAAAGAAACAGAGAGGATGAGGACTCCGGCGGCGATTCTGAGGATAAATCCTGATTTAGCGTGAAATCATAAACATATCTGTATTTTTTTGTAAAAAATTTAACCATCCTGCTATTTAATAGTAAGGCCGCTGTGTTTAGCGGGTTTACTAAATAAGATTTAGACTTTTCGGAGGATATATGAATCGCAGAAAATTCTTGCAGAGGGCCGGTTTTGCAGCAGTTGCTGCTCCGTTTGCCGGTCATATCAATGCGTTTGGTGCGAATTCTGCAAACATATCAGGGGCAGCCGAGGCCGCCAAAAGGCCGAATATTCTTCTGGTATTGTTTGATGATCTGGGCTACAGTGATCTAGGCTGCTACGGCGGCGAACTGCCTACGCCCAATATTGATAAGCTCGCAGAGAGCGGGCTTCGCTACACACATATGACAAACTCCGCACGCTGCTGCCCATCAAGGGCGAGCCTCCTTACAGGGCTTCATCCCGGGCAGACCGGCATCCCGAATTTCGGCGGTTCACTCGTTGACAATTGCGTAACCCTTGGTGAGGCGCTCGGGAAAAGCGGTTATCAGACATATCACGTTGGTAAATGGCACGTTGGAGCAAAAGAGGGCACTCGCCCAACAGACCGCGGCTTTGATGAATTTTACGGCTTCTATCGAGGCTATGCGCAGGATCAGTGGGAGCCGGACAAATATCACCGACTTCCCGAAGGACGCAAGCCCGAAATTACATACGATAAGGAAAATTTCTACGCCACAGATGCCTTCAACGACTACACCCTTGAGTTCCTCGATCAGGCGAAAAAGAAGGATAAGCCGTGGTTTATGTATCTCGCTCACTCCTCGCCTCACTTCCCCGTCCAGGCTCCTTACGAATCAGTGAAGCCTTTGCTTGATACTTACCGCAAGGGCTGGGATAAATTGAGAGAGCAGAGGTTCGAAAGGCAGAAGGAGATTGGACTGGTAAATCACGACGGCTGGAAACTAACAGACCGCTCGCTCGTGCCGGTTGAGAATAACAACAAGATCGCAAACGGCTATTCGGGAGAGCCAAACCCCTCTTGGGATTCGCTGCCGGAAGACCGTCAGGAAGATCTCGCCCACAGAATGGCTATATACGCAGCTATGGTTAAGCACGTGGATGAAGGTATTGGCAAGATCGTTCAGAAGCTCAAAGACCAAGGGGAGTATGAAAATACAATCATAATGGTCCTCTCGGATAACGGTGCATGCTATGAATGGGGGCCTTTCGGCTTCGACGGCCGCTCCAGAGCAGGAATAACGAAACTGCACAAGGGCGAAGAGCTCAAGAAGATGGGCGGCCCGGGTACGCACCACGCATACGGATCTGCTTGGGCGAATCTTTGCAACACGCCTTTCCGCCTTTACAAGCACTTTACCCATCAGGGCGGTATTGTAACGCCGTTTATCGTGCACTGGCCTGCAGGACTGAATTCTACAGACCGCTGGGTTCGCGATTATACGCATATTATTGATGTTATGCCGACTCTGCTGGATGTCGCCAAGGCGAAGTATCCAAGGGTTTATAACGGCAGCAGGATTCAGCCTATGGAGGGTGTGAGCCTTACCAAAACTTTCGAGCCCGGCGGAAAGCTCGAACCTCGCACACTTTGCTACAATCACCAGAAGGCAAGGGCAATTATAAAGGGCAAATGGAAGATGGTTTGGGGCAAGAGATTCCCCGAGCCGATCGAATGGGAGCTCTATGATATTGAGAAAGACCCCTGCGAGACCGAGAACGTGGCGGATAAGCACCCCGAGGTTGTAAAATCTCTCTCGAATGAGTGGCAAAGGTGGAAAGTGCGAACTAAGGCTCAATCCAGAGGAAATAAATAACGCAGAACATATAAATCTCGGGTTTGCTTCAGACCCGAGATTTTTTATACGCCTTTTTCCTGCCGAAACGTTTTGAAATAATACCTCTGAGAGTTATAATTACCGTCAGGCCGAATATAATCGGCAATTAACGAAAGAATCAATTTTGGCAGGAATCAGATGGCAATAGAGAGAGTTTTAAGCGCAGAAGAGAAGAACCCGGCGGAAAACAGCTTTAATGCTGCCCTACGCCCTCAGAGCCTTTCGGAGTGTATCGGGCAGGAGAATGTGCGTGAGAAGCTTCGTATTGCAGTAGAGGCGGCAAGCAGACGAGACGAGCCGCTCGAGCACATACTCTTCTACGGCCCTCCCGGGCTCGGTAAAACCACTTTCGCCAACATCATAGCCCGTGAGATGAATGCGGCTATCCGCGTTACCTCAGGCCCCGCTCTTGCCAAACAGGGCGATATAATGGGGCTTTTGAGCAATGTCAATACGGGCGATATTGTGTTTATAGACGAAATACACCGCCTGAATTCTGCTGTGGAGGAGTTTATTTATCCCGCTATGGAAGATTTTAAGGTGGATTTCACGGTTGACAGCGGGCTGCATGCCAAAACGATAAACTTCCCGCTCAAGCGGTTTACGCTTATCGGAGCTACAACAAGGGCAGGGCTGTTGAGTTCTCCTCTTAGAAGCAGGTTTGGGATGCTCTATCATCTGGAATACTATAAAGTTGATGAGCTTGCGGAAATTGTCAACCGCTCGGCTGATATGCTCGGACTGAAGGGTTCGCAGGAAGCTATAAGGCTCATTGCTGCGAGGAGCAGACGCACGCCGAGAATTGCAAACCGCCTTCTGAAGAGAGTGCGTGATTATGCACAGGTTAAGGGCTCCGGCGAACTTACAACGGAGATCGTGAACAAATCGCTTGAGATGGAGCGGATTGATTCTGCCGGCTTAGACCAGCTCGACAGGAGCTTTCTCAAATCGCTGATCACAGTTTACGGCGGAGGACCTGCGGGCATTGAGGCAATCGCTGCCACGCTGGGCGAGGAAAGGGATACGCTGGAGGATGTTGTAGAGCCGTACCTGCTGCAGGAAGGCTTCCTCAGAAGAACAAAGCGGGGCAGAGAGGCCACGCCGCTGGCCTATTCTCATTTGGGCATATCTCCTCAAGCTCCAAACAACCAGCCGCTCTTCGAATAGCTGCGGTATTAAGGTTTTATTAGAATAGGCTTTAGGTTTCTGAATCGCTTTTGCTGTTAGGCTGATTTACTCCTTTGGGCATACAGCCCTGCAGAAAATCTATCCCGCTTTTGATGTCCTGCTCTATATTTTCAACTTCCCTTTCATACATTGTTTCCGGAGTAAATGAGATATCCGGGAGAGCCGTGCTGAAATTTAAATGTTTGCCGGCATTATTCGCCTGAGCAGGCTTTTGGGGTGTTGTGTTGGAATAGATAAAAAACGCACCGGCAAGCAGGAGTATTCCTGCTGCTATAGACGAAGCAAATTTCAATTTCGGCAGAGCCCTTCTGGAAGGCTCGGCATTTTGGCTGCTGTCAATTTCGTTTAGTTTATATTCAATTTTTTTATAAACCTCTTCCTTCTGATTTTGAGATATACCTATATCGCTTTGGTGCATTATCTCATCTATCTGGCTGGCAGTGAGCCTTCTGCGGTGATTTTTGCTTTCATCCGTTCGCATAAAGCTGAAAAGCTTAATTTTCATAATTTTGCCCTTTCAAAACTAACCCCCTCATCTGATCTAAAAAAACTGTTGTGTCTTTTTTCCTGCTCGGCATAGAGCTTTTTGGCCATCTTTTTTCGTGAGCGGTAAAGAAGAACTCTTGTAGCTGCGTTTGTTTTGCCCATCACCTTTGCTATCTCAGATACGCTCATTTCCTGCTTGTATTTCAGCCATAGAACCAGAAATGCTTCTTCGCCGAGTTTTCTTGCCTTCTGCCACACCCAGCCGTAATCTTCATGGCTTTGTTCAGTAATCTCAAGATTTCTCTGAGATTCCTCGCTCATTAGAACCGGCTTGCTTTTCCTTGTATTAGACACAAGCGTTCTGTAAGCGATTGTAAAAATCCATGTCTTGAAGCTGCTCTTGCTGTCAAACTTTTCAATATTCCTGTATGCCTTAATCATAGTCTCCTGCACAATATCCTCTGCATCATGATAGTTATTCGTTTTCGAGGAAACAAATAAAAGCAGCTTTCCTGTAAATCTGTCTGCAAGCTCATCGAAAGCCGCCCGGTTGCCGTTAGAGGCGAACCGGGCAAGCCTGCTGTCATCAATATTTTTCAGGTTATCGTGCATCGAAGTTTGTTACTTATCAGAGTCCTCAGCTTTTTCTTTTTCTGCGTGTCTTTTGATTGCCTTATAAACCTTTTCAGATGGTATTTCAATACTCATAAAAAGCTGGTTTTTATCGCGGGTGAGAGTGGTTTTTTCAAGAATTGAAAGAGCATCAGTGTTGTTTTTGCTTTTCAGCATTAAGAAAGCCTTGATACCGGAAATCATCTTTTCAACCTGCTTGGCAGATTTTTTATCTTTCGTTGTTAGGTCAAGATCTATATATGTTTTCCCTTCCTTCTCTCCGCTCACAACAGCGAGCATACTGGAATTGTTGAAAATGGCATTTTTCTTGCCGAATTTGTCAAGGTTGCTGATTTCGGTTATCCCGATAATCATAAAGGCATCATCGTTTGCTGCTTCAAGAAGAGAGCCGAGAGAAGAAGAACCCGCTGTCTTTAGGCTTTCCCGGTCTTTCGCTTTCATATCAATAAACTTCTTAAGAGCCTTTCTGTTCTCTGAAACAACCACCTGTTTCGGGCTTGCGAATATACCGGATTTGAGTCTGTTGTCCTTTTGGTCTCTCCATTGATGAATCCTCTCGCTTCTGTAGAGCTCAAGCTCATATTCTTCATTTTCCTCAAGCTGAGAAATTACATGCGGCTTGTCGAACTCTCCATAAACCATTAAAACGGCGTTCTGTTTTTTTGAGTCCGGTCCGTACAGCGTGACTCCATGGGTTTGCTCCAGCACATCATACCCGAGGAAATCTGAGAGCCACTCAATCTCTTCCATTTTGTCTGCG
This window of the Sedimentisphaera salicampi genome carries:
- a CDS encoding HD family phosphohydrolase, encoding MKIFRKKVNARRKQVRNTRAAERASKYNEFVRQGYMAAVITAVIFAFLCSAVLSFSVEGSLVRIAGPAEFLAYFALMLLITAGMGVYTYLFRPRIIRKRARLLALTGLLLLLLFIAKTGSGSEEWVYLTTGTGVVSAMILTITYSQRYSLTISLLYALMASFVLPGQEAVELFLTMVAGIFACCFTMKEIRNRWKLIQVSMFAAICVMAVSVSMGVINRLEGLEVVQRAGTAALSTFFVGVIIQGILPVIEKVFGVVTSMTLLDYSDANQPLLKKLAMEAPGTYSHSLLLGSLAENAAEAIGANGLLCRVGAYYHDIGKTNKPKYFVENQMGQANKHDTITPAMSQLVIVGHVKDGIEIAKEYNLPPAIRQFIETHHGTTIIKYFYEEAKKQRGEENVSEDDFRYPGPKPSTREAAILMLCDGTEGATRALSEPTPSKISAVVHNILMSRLRDGQFNDCEITIKELSKIEKALVKSLTAHYHGRVKYPEDKDEEKKAENGNGGNGNKHSTSESQPQREAIQKPD
- the ybeY gene encoding rRNA maturation RNase YbeY; this translates as MVETEINIQLPNLSLSERRFRNLIEFTCERFELENALISIAVVGDEAASEVHRLFMADDKTTDVISFDLTEPDSGELNFEIIVNYEMAERTAQDSPHSSEDELLLYTLHGLLHNLGFDDTTEEAFYKMHKEEDDILEEFGVGRIFGNREFEPKG
- a CDS encoding ribonuclease D, which produces MNMISYKYIDTQSLIDRLEKDIAASSFAAVDIEGNSMHAYYERVCLMQISIENGSFIVDTLKDIDFSRFIKTLEKKLLILHGGDYDLRMLDKDFGFKPKHKIFDTQQAASLAGIEKTSLSNLLQEFLGVEHPKDQQLSDWTKRPLSEKQLSYAAADTAFLKPLADKLTELLEDMGRSEWVSQSMKDRAKNTPKYKEKNSPEKWRVKGYSVLEPTELRYLKVIWSWREEIAAKIDLPPFKVMRSSSMIELSKKLSGDGKYSLSKSKFLPRACKGEFYGLLKKRIDYAKRLPQENWPDKYVKKDKPAAYDKALMKELRGFVAQAAEERRIDPSILVNKAGIEEVSRRKPQTVSELRKVLQLNDWQLEIIEDRFISIILSHSG
- a CDS encoding manganese efflux pump MntP family protein, whose amino-acid sequence is MPYIEITALALGLAMDAFSVSLAIGATYKELKFSRSMFMAMMFGLFQALMPLAGFFAGGFFSKYLQNAANLLAFAILSFLGIKMIYEAGKLLHTGRAGKVRADVAAIIVLAFATSIDALAAGFTITLFDASVWFAVTIIGVITFLLSIIGTELGCRAGHLFENKTEFAGGIILIALGIKILIFG
- a CDS encoding HEAT repeat domain-containing protein, with translation MSIKICKICLLAAMLSFTSLLSAATTKENWNDFLHYTAIGRYELAKSKAEAIIESEPDPVEMLELTQENPRGYSILLRVYNSNEQLKDAASSIIDIIEEGRYIKRTDPEIIRQEIKRLSTTIRGRIKAEKRLRNSGEFAVPYMLDAIGDESRKDEMPYITAALGKMGRDAVRPLCAALQMKDVAVKSEAVRALGSIGYSEALPYLKHVYETAETEELKKLAAKNLQKIKGSSLQVSASDLFFALGEDYYYHKDSLKPNAEFDFANVWFWDKTQKRLSREKVERGYFFELMCMRSCEWSLKADPETGEAIALWLDGFFKAQQTEIAMPEYFGDGHADAMTYAVTAGPEYLHQALSRAIKDKNNYITLNLVEALAASSGEASLLESFGTSQPLVDALEYDNTAVQLSAAIALGGANPTRDFVGSSLIIERLSTAIMQESAEELGEDKAAEYADRAFDVLDQLCSARNKIVDVSKAQKPLIRVIRSDSDKYRIEAAQVLAYLKTAEAQKSIANVALSEDFDKSVRMSVFDSLINSAKLNGSKLTDEQIDKLYSMTASRAVDPELRESSASAYGSLNLPSEKVKTLILDQARS
- a CDS encoding AtpZ/AtpI family protein, whose protein sequence is MKDEKDKNSESHGDYYRWVTVGIEYAVLMMLGAFLGSLLDKIQNTEPGFIIIGALSGFALQLYIVLKRNREDEDSGGDSEDKS
- a CDS encoding arylsulfatase; amino-acid sequence: MNRRKFLQRAGFAAVAAPFAGHINAFGANSANISGAAEAAKRPNILLVLFDDLGYSDLGCYGGELPTPNIDKLAESGLRYTHMTNSARCCPSRASLLTGLHPGQTGIPNFGGSLVDNCVTLGEALGKSGYQTYHVGKWHVGAKEGTRPTDRGFDEFYGFYRGYAQDQWEPDKYHRLPEGRKPEITYDKENFYATDAFNDYTLEFLDQAKKKDKPWFMYLAHSSPHFPVQAPYESVKPLLDTYRKGWDKLREQRFERQKEIGLVNHDGWKLTDRSLVPVENNNKIANGYSGEPNPSWDSLPEDRQEDLAHRMAIYAAMVKHVDEGIGKIVQKLKDQGEYENTIIMVLSDNGACYEWGPFGFDGRSRAGITKLHKGEELKKMGGPGTHHAYGSAWANLCNTPFRLYKHFTHQGGIVTPFIVHWPAGLNSTDRWVRDYTHIIDVMPTLLDVAKAKYPRVYNGSRIQPMEGVSLTKTFEPGGKLEPRTLCYNHQKARAIIKGKWKMVWGKRFPEPIEWELYDIEKDPCETENVADKHPEVVKSLSNEWQRWKVRTKAQSRGNK
- the ruvB gene encoding Holliday junction branch migration DNA helicase RuvB, giving the protein MAIERVLSAEEKNPAENSFNAALRPQSLSECIGQENVREKLRIAVEAASRRDEPLEHILFYGPPGLGKTTFANIIAREMNAAIRVTSGPALAKQGDIMGLLSNVNTGDIVFIDEIHRLNSAVEEFIYPAMEDFKVDFTVDSGLHAKTINFPLKRFTLIGATTRAGLLSSPLRSRFGMLYHLEYYKVDELAEIVNRSADMLGLKGSQEAIRLIAARSRRTPRIANRLLKRVRDYAQVKGSGELTTEIVNKSLEMERIDSAGLDQLDRSFLKSLITVYGGGPAGIEAIAATLGEERDTLEDVVEPYLLQEGFLRRTKRGREATPLAYSHLGISPQAPNNQPLFE
- a CDS encoding RNA polymerase sigma factor, encoding MHDNLKNIDDSRLARFASNGNRAAFDELADRFTGKLLLFVSSKTNNYHDAEDIVQETMIKAYRNIEKFDSKSSFKTWIFTIAYRTLVSNTRKSKPVLMSEESQRNLEITEQSHEDYGWVWQKARKLGEEAFLVLWLKYKQEMSVSEIAKVMGKTNAATRVLLYRSRKKMAKKLYAEQEKRHNSFFRSDEGVSFERAKL